In Carcharodon carcharias isolate sCarCar2 chromosome 3, sCarCar2.pri, whole genome shotgun sequence, a single window of DNA contains:
- the dnajb6b gene encoding dnaJ homolog subfamily B member 6b isoform X3, protein MVDYYQVLGVHKNASPDEIKKSYRKLALKWHPDKNPDNKEEAESKFKQLSEAYEVLSDSSKRNIYDRYGKEGLTNAGGGGQYGEGFDFGFTFRNPEDVFREFFGGRDPFADFFMDDPFDDFFGNRRGRRGVERSRGGGGSFFSPFGGFPAFDPGFTSFSSFGNLGTASFSSSSFGGGGMGNFRSVSTSTKFVNGRKITTKRIVENGQERVEVEEDGQLKSLTINGKEQLLRLDNK, encoded by the exons ATGGTGGATTACTACCAGGTATTGGGAGTACACAAAAATGCCTCTCCAGATGAAATTAAAAAATC ATACCGTAAGCTGGCACTGAAATGGCACCCTGATAAGAATCCTGACAACAAGGAAGAGGCAGAGTCTAAATTTAAACAACTTTCAGAAGCATATGAAGTTCTTTCTGATT CCTCAAAACGTAACATCTATGACCGATACGGTAAAGAAGGTTTGACTAATGCTGGTGGAG GTGGACAGTATGGCGAAGGCTTCGACTTTGGCTTCACATTCCGCAATCCTGAAGATGTTTTTAGGGAATTCTTTGGAGGCAGGGATCCCTTTGCAGATTTCTTCA TGGATGATCCCTTTGATGATTTCTTTGGAAATCGACGAGGTAGACGAGGGGTTGAAAGAAGCAGGGGTGGCGGAGGGTCATTCTTTTCTCCTTTTGGTGGATTTCCTGCATTTGATCCTG GTTTTACTTCATTCAGTTCATTTGGTAACCTTGGAACGGCATCATTCTCCTCTTCTTCATTTGGAGGTGGTGGAATGGGTAACTTTCGATCGGTATCGACATCTACCAAGTTTGTTAACGGCAGGAAAATCACCACTAAGAG GATTGTAGAAAACGGCCAAGAAAGAGTGGAAGTAGAGGAAGATGGTCAATTAAAATCTTTAACAATAAATGGTAAGGAGCAGCTACTACGATTGGATAACAAGTAA